Proteins from a single region of Parambassis ranga chromosome 16, fParRan2.1, whole genome shotgun sequence:
- the nt5c3a gene encoding cytosolic 5'-nucleotidase 3 isoform X2 — protein MPQFEKTTVHMKDPERVEQIICGLIKGGASKLQIITDFDMTLSKFAVNGKRCPTCHNVIDNCKLVTEECRQKLLQLKNKYYPIEIDPHLTMEEKYPFMVEWYFKSHTLLVEQRIEKDKLPEVVRESDAALREGFEHFFDRLQQHNVPVFIFSAGLGDVLEEILHQAGVYHPNVKVVSNFMDFDENGVLRGFKGELIHVYNKHDGALRNTEYFKQLKEYCNIILMGDSLGDLSMADGAPNVENILKIGFLNDKVEEQLDKYLDSYDIVLVKDETLEVPNAILQKVL, from the exons ATGCCTCAGTTTGAGAAAACGACGGTCCACATGAAGGACCCTGAGAGGGTGGAGCAGATTATCTGTGGCCTCATCAAAGGAGGAGCTTCCAAACTACAG ATTATCACAGACTTTGACATGACGTTAAGCAAATTCGCTGTGAACGGCAAACGCTGCCCAACATGTCACA ATGTCATTGATAACTGCAAACTGGTGACAGAGGAGTGCagacagaagctgctgcagctgaagaatAAATATTATCCCATTGAGATTGACCCTCACCTCACCATGGAGGAGAAATACCCCTTCATGGTGGAGTG GTATTTCAAATCCCACACACTGCTTGTGGAGCAGCGGATAGAAAAAGACAAACTTCCAGAGGTGGTCAGAGAGTCTGATGCAGCACTCAG AGAAGGCTTTGAGCACTTCTTCGACCGCCTGCAGCAGCACAACGTGCCTGTCTTCATCTTCTCTGCCGGCTTGGGCGACGTTCTAGAAGAAATCCTCCATCAGGCAGGAGTCTACCACCCCAACGTCAAGGTCGTCTCCAACTTCATGGACTTCGACGAGAAT GGCGTCCTGAGGGGATTCAAGGGTGAGCTGATCCACGTGTACAACAAACACGACGGCGCGCTGCGGAACACTGAGTACTTCAAACAGCTGAAGGAATACTGTAACATTATCTTGATGGGCGACTCGCTGGGGGACCTCAGCATGGCCGACGGCGCACCCAACGTTGAGAACATCCTCAAAATTGGCTTTCTCAACGACAAG GTTGAAGAGCAACTGGACAAATATTTGGACTCTTATGACATCGTCCTGGTGAAGGACGAGACTCTGGAAGTGCCCAATGCCATCCTCCAGAAAGTTCTATAA